In Desulfobacter hydrogenophilus, the genomic stretch AGAGTGTACCAAGATCTGGATTTTATTTAACACATTGAAAATATTATGTTTTATGATTTATTCGAATATTAAAACTGTTGCATCGGTGTCGCAGAATGAAACACCGATGCAAATTGCACCCAAAAAGTGTGTAATTGACTTTAGATGAATGGGCTTTCCTTCATTACCGGGGGATTGACCTGATACTCGATGATCAAGTTTTTGTTAATTTGCCCAACTTCAGCGTTGGAAAAAATTTTAATCCTCAAAATATGTTGTATATTCATCCGGTTAAAAATTGTTTCCGCCTTGAATTTGAACAAATTCCCTAAAAACTTGATGATCGAGTGATAATTTTATTAACCCCCAACGTTGGTCCGAACCAACGTTGGCGTAATCATTGAATTTTGAATCGTTTCATAATCCGATAAAGCGTAGAGCGATTGATACCCAGAATTTTGGAGGCCTCGGTTTTATTACCTCCAGTGGATTCCAGCACTTCCTCAATGTGCGTTCTGTTCATCTGATCCAATGAATTGATATTCCTGCGAGGGGATCTTGAGACAGAGTGTCTGAAAATGCTGGGAAGGCTTTCTACTGTTAACGCGGGGCTTTCTTCGAATAAAGTAGCTCTTTCGATAATGTTTTCTAACTCTCTCACATTTCCGGGCCAATTGTATTTTTCCATCAATTTTAACGCATCGTAGGATATTTGATCAATCTGCTTGTTGTTCTGGGCAGCATAACGTCTCAAGAAATAAAAGGCCAACAGCGCAACATCATCAATGCGTTCACGCAATGGCGGTAAACTGATGGTGACGACATTAAGTCTATAGTACAAATCTTCTCTGAAGCGACCTTTTTTAACCATATCCTCAAGATTTCTATTAGTGGCAGCGATAATTCGAACCTGAACGATCTTCCGTTTAAATGATCCTACCGGTCGGATTTCTCCACTCTCAATGGCTCTTAGAAGGGCTTGTTGAAGCCCTTTGCCAATATCCCCGATTTCATCAAGGAACAAGGTGCCTCCGTCGGCAGCCTCAAAAAAACCCTGCTTATCCGATATCGCTCCGGTATATGCGCCTTTAACATGTCCGAATAATTCACTGTTCATCAAATTTTCATTGATTGCGGCACAATTCACCGGAATGTAGGGTTTTGCTGCCCTGTCTCCATTATAATGTATGGCCTTTGCCACCAGTTCTTTTCCGGTACCGGTTTCGCCACGAATCAGTACTGTGCTTTTGGAATCTTTTACATGGTGGATAGTTTTAAAAACCTCCATCATTGAGGGGCTGTTCCCTATGATATTATCAAAAGAATATTCCTGTTTTAACTGACGTTTTAGATGGATATTATCGATGAGCAGAGATTTCTTCTCCAACGTCTTTTTGACTACAACTTTAAGTTCTTCCATATCAAAGGGTTTCAGAATATAATCTTCAGCCCCCTCTTTCATGGCAGACACTGCCGTATCTACTGTGCCATATGCCGTGATCATGATAAACATGATATCGGCATCGTATTTTTTTGCTGCTTTTAAAACCTGCTTACCGTCAATGCCAGGCAGTTTGAAATCTGAAATCACCAGATCAAATGAATGCTGCTTGATTTGTTTCAGGGCTTGTTCTCCGGACTTTGTGGAATATACATCGTACCCCATTTTTTTAATGACATGTACCAAGCCTCTGTTTAAAGTCACATCATCTTCCACGATTAATATTGTAAACGGAACCACACTCATATCTTTCTAATCCCCAGTTGGAAGTTCAAGGGTGAAATTTGTCCCAGGTTTGCTCGCATCGTCCTGGGTTGAACTGACCACCTTTAAATCACCGCCCAGTTTCCTTGCCATTTCATAACTGATAAAAAGTCCCAAGCCCGTTCCCTCCCCGGGCTTTTTGGTTGAATAAAACGGATTAAATATATTTGACATATCCTCCTGGCAGATACCGATACCGGAATCGGCCACCTCAATTTTTACCAGTTTCAAGACTGGAATATAGCGGGTGCTCAATGTAAGAACACCGCCATCAGGCATGGCCTCGATGGCGTTTGCCACAAGATTCGTAATAATGGATTGCAGGGTGCTGGGATCTGCCAGAACATCCGGTATATCAGGCATTAAAGTCATTTCAACATGAATATTTTTTGCGTCACAGTGAGGAATAGTGATTTCCATCAATTTGGTCAGAAGATCATTGCAATTGACTGTTTGCAGGTCACTTTGTGTGTGTCTTGAGAAATACAAAAGATTTTTTATGACACTGCTGCCATGCTTAATTTCATCAATTACAGTTAATAAATGCTGAGATATGCTCTCCTTGTCAAAAGGTTGCTCTTCCATCTCTTCAAGGGCAATTTGCGTATAAAGCAACGCATTTGCCAAAGGCGTGTTCAATTCATGGGCAAGGCCGGAGGTTAGAAGGCCCATAGATGCCAATTTTTCTTTCTGAATCGCCTGAAATTCCATTTGCTTTTCCCGTTGATATTTTTCCTTGACCATATTTGCAATGGACGTTGATATAAAAAAAGCCAAAACTAAAACAAGCCCACCGGTTATGAGGGCATAAGAAAATGCTTTTTTCTCCAGCGTCTTGATACGATTCAGTATCTCTACCATGTCCTGATCTGCCATTACGATCCAGCCAAACGGATCGACATTCTGTCTGGCCTGCAGAACAGATTTACCCCGATAGTCAATGGCCTGATATGCAGGCAAATTACCTTCGGGCAATTGTTTTTTCATTGAAATCTTGGTTTCAAGGATTTTGGCGCCAAATCGGGATGTGGATAAAAACAATCCTTCTTGGTTAACCAAATAGACTTCGCCGGTATCCTCCATATTATTTTCTTTGAGCAACTTACTTATTGCGCTGAAATCGACCAGGCAATGTAAAAAATACCCACCTTGTGTGACTGTCCCCGATGATAGGGGTTTTGACAGCATCAATACAGGGATATCATCATTGTCTTTAGTCACGCTGAATATCTTGGACATTTTGATTCCCTGCCAGGATCGTGTGTCGCATGCGCCCATCTCCAAAATTTTGGAATCAATCCTTTCTTTTCCCGTACTGAATAAGAGGTGCCCAGCTTGAGTCATAATAAAAAAATCAATATAGGGTCTATGCTGATCCTTGGCTATTTGATCAATATGGTTGCTGAAATTTGTTTGTGAAATTTTCCAGATACTGCTGATCAAATGAATATCATTCACCCGCTCCATCATGAACAGTTTAATGGCTTCAACGTTTCTTTTGGCCTGATTGGTTAAATAGGACGCCGCCTTCTCTTCAATCATCTGCTTACCTTTGGAAAACCCATTAAACCCAAAAGACAGCAGCGGTACCAATGCAATTAACATAAATACAGAAATCAAAAGCAAACGAAATTTCTGAAAATACGACGCTGTAAATTTTGTATCGATCGTTTTACCACCATTGATTTGTAATATTAAATTTTTAATCAACCATGTTTTCATTTTTTGCAAATTTTGAGTAAATGATGAAAAATTTCTGGATCTCATGTTGTTCTTTACCATCGTTATCTTTTGCAAATATTTCATGTTTCGTTGTGTTCGATAGGACATGGGTCTTATTTAGAATAATTATCACAAACAATATGGCATTGCCATGTATCACATAATCTTTGTACCGAATTATAGATTTAAGATATTAGGACCGCAGATGAAATAACGTAGACGAAATTTTGTCGGGCTTTGGCTCATATACAAAGCGCGGCAGAGGTGCAGAAAAATTTGTAACCGAAATTACAATTGACAATCAGGATTTTAAATTCTTCTGCAACGTTGCAGATGGGTGGCTTTGGGTTCAAACACTAGTCGCTGGTACGAAGTTTTTCCCAGTACTTCTGATAAATTTCAATGGCCTGTCCCACGTCATTCTGGAATTCTCCTTGTTGGATGACCTTAGAGTCAGGAAAGATGGTCCGGCTGCTGCCGATGTCTGGAGCCAGCAGAGCAATGGCCGGTTCCACCGGGGTGGGGTACCCGTATTCTTCAACACAGGCCTTGGCCACTTCGGGGTTCATCATGAAGTTGATAAATGCATGGGCGCCTTTGGGGTTTCTTGCCCCTTTGGGAATAACAAAGCTGTCCACCCAGAAGCTTGCGCCTTCCTTGGGATACACATACTGGATTGCCGGATTTTCTTCCCGGGCCATCCAGGCTTCACCATTCCAGATCATGCCGATGCTGACCTCGCCTGCCAGAAAGGGCAATCTAGGAGAGTCGGAGTTGAAGAGCAGCACATTGGGCATCAACTCCTTAAGCAGCAGGTAGGCTTGTTCAATTTCCTTGGGATCCGTGGTGTTGCCGGAAAATCCCTTAATTCGCAGCGCCATGTGAAACACTTCCCTCAAATCGTCCTGGAGCAGCAGTTTACCTTTAAATTCGGGTTTCCACAGATCCTTCCATGATGTGATCTGTTCTTTGGGAATTTCGTCGGTGTTTACGGCAATGCCGGTGGACCCCCACATGTAGGGAATGGAGTAGTTGTTATCCGGGTCATAATCCTTGTTTAAAAGTTCGGGATCAAGGTTCTTCATATTGGGTAAAAGGGTATGGTCCAGTTTCATGAGCATGCCTTCCCTGCCCATCTTTGAAACAAAATAGGTTGAGGGAACAGTCACGTCATACCCGTCTTTTTTGATCAGCTTGAGTTTGGCATACATGGTCTCATTGCTGTCATAGGTGGCGTAAACCACTTCAATGCCGGTTTTTTTGGTGAATTGCGCAATTACTGATTCAGGCAGATATTCTGTCCAGTTGTAAACATAAATTTTTTCTGCGGCCTGGGTCTGGATTGCGGCAAGCAGCACGACAGTAAGAATAATAAGAGGTTTAAATAAGAGTTTCATGCGATTTTTTCTCCTTCAACATTAATTGACTGACAATAACCAATGCAAGGGAGAGCAGGACCAGAAGGGCGGCAAGCGCATTTACTTCGGGTTTGACTCCCACTTTAACCATTGAAAATATTTTCAACGGCAATACATCGTAACTTGGGCCTGTAACAAATGAACTGATGATGACATCATCAAGGGACAGGGTAAAGGCCAAAAGCCAGCTTGAGATAAGTGCCGGCCGCATCATGGGCAGAATCACCCGGGCGAGAATGTTTTTTTCCGATGCCCCAAGATCCCTGGCGGCATCAAGAAGATTGGGGTCAAAATCCTGCAGTCTTCCCGTGATGGTCATGATGGTAAAGGGCAGGCAGAAGGTGATGTGGGAAAACAGCAGGGACCAGAAACCCAACCCGATACCCAGGGCGATGAAAAGGACAAGAAAAGCAATGGCCAGGATAATGTCCGGTGCCATCATCAGGGTCATGCTTGTGCCCTGGATGATTTTTCGTCCGAAAAACCGGTAACGGTTCAGTCCGATGGCGGCCAAGGCGCCGATCATTGTGGCCAGAGTGGCCGCGCATACGGCAATGACCACGGAATGACGGGCCGCTTCCATCAGGGAATGGTTTTCCAGCATGGCCGTGAACCATTTAAAGGTAAATCCGTCCCATTTCATGCCGTATTTATTCAGATTGAACGCATTGACGATCAGTACGCTGATGGGCAGATAGAGATAGAAAAATATGCCTGCAAAGTAAAACAGCCTTAACATGTTCATCCGTTTATTCCCTTCCCCGGTTGAAACGGCGTAACAGCAGTCCGTATCCGATCAGCATCACCGCCATAAAAAGAATCAGTACAATGCTGGTTGCCGAGCCCAGGGGCCAGTTCCTCGCGTTGAGAAATTGCTGCTGGATAAGGTTTCCCACAAGTAGTTGGCGTGCACCGCCTAAAAGGGAGGCCACATAGAAAAGCCCCATGGTGGGGACAAATACCATGATACAGCCTGCCATAATACCGGGCAGGGTAAGGGGAAAAATAATTTTTGTAAATGTACTGAACGCACCTGCACCCAGATCCCGTGCGGCTTCGATCAGCTGGAAGTTCAGTTTTTCAACGGTCGCATACAACGGCAGTACCATAAAGGGCAGCATCAGATAAAAAAGCCCTGCCAACACCGCATAATCCGTGTACATGATTTTCAAAGGGGTGTGGATGAATCCTATGCTTAAAAGGGCTTTATTTAGTACGCCATGGGTGCCCAGCACCATGCGCATGGCATAGGTCCTGACAAGGGAATTGGTCCAGAAGGGAATCATCAGAAGTATAAGGGCAGACGTGCGCCATTTCGGCGGCATCCTGGCCGTGTACCAGGCAAAGGGATATCCTAAGCCCAGGCACAACAGCGTCGTTGTCAAGGCTAATTTTACAGAACGGGTGAATATAATGATATAGCCCGGTTCAATAAACAGCTGTGAATATGCTTTCAAAGTGAAAGAAAATTTGACCAGGTCTGCCGGATCCATGGTCAGGAAACTTGTAATGACAAGCAGCAGCAGCGGAATGACACCAAACAGGATAAACCATCCTGAGATCAGCAGGATGATGCAGAGCCGGGTGTTGTCAGGAATCTTCATCTGGCAGAACAACCTCCCAACCCTTAACCCAGGTAATATATACCCGCTGGCCCACACTGTAGTCAAAGTCCGGGTCATCCTCATCAAAAAATTCGCAGGTTGTCAACAATAGACCGTCATCAAGACGGACCAGAGTATCAAGGGTGGATCCCCGGTAACTGCGCTCAACAATGCTGCCGGTAAAGGTTTTTATATCCTTTGGGGGTTGCTCATAAAGCCTTAGATCTTCTGGCCGAAGCAGCAGCACCACCTTGTCGCCTGGCTGGAATGACCGCTGGGTATGGGCCGTAATCTGTCGGCCAAAGATGGTGACGTCCACTTGATCGGCATCAAGCGTTTTACTGATTATCCCCGGAAAAAAATTGATATCGCCGATGAATCGGGCAACATAAAGATTCTCCGGTTCCTCGTAAACCTGGCGGGGGGTGCCAAGCTGGGCAATTCTGCCCTCCTGCATCACCAGGATTCTGTCCGACATGGACAAGGCCTCTTCCTGGTCATGGGTGACAAAGATAAAGGAGATGCCGATTTCCCGCTGCAGTTTTTTCAGTTCCATCTGCATTTCCCGGCGCAGCCGTGCATCCAGAGCAGAAAGCGGTTCGTCCAGCAGAAGAATTCTGGGGCGGTTGACAATGGCACGGGCCATGGCCACTCGCTGCTGCTGGCCGCCGGAGAGTTGATGGGGATACCGTTCCGCAAATGCTTTCATCTTTACCTGCTCAAGGGCTTGCATCACCCGTGTCTGAAGTTCCCGGCCTTTGATTTTTTTAATTTTTAAGCCAAAGGCAACATTATTGAACACAGTGAGATGGGGAAACAGAGCATAGCTTTGGAATACGGTGTTAACCTTGCGTTTTTCAGCCGGCAGGGAAAGCAAATTTTTTCCGTCAAGACGGATGGTGCCGGTGTCAGGCTTCTCAAAACCGGCAATGATACGTAAAAGCGTTGTTTTACCGCATCCGGACGGCCCAAGAAGCGTAATAAACTCGCTTGTTTTTACGTCGAGGTCAAAATCCTGAAGAATAGGCTGACCGGAAAAAGACTTTCCTAATCCGCCAATGGAAAGAACCGATCCCACCAGCATCTCCTTTGCCTGTGTTGGTGTAAAATGTGTATAAGTTACAGCGGCATAGCTGGCTTCTACCTTAAAAAACAGATTTCAGAATATATTATTTTTCATCCTTTTGTCAATTTCAAAGACGTAAGGAGCTATGGTCAATTGCATCTAAAGATATCAACATTTTATTTATTTAAAATTTTTACCCGACGTGGAATTCTCAGGACTTCTGCAAAGATGGGGTTCCGTCATATAACCGCCTGAAACTTAAACGTTGAAGTTCAGAAAATCATGAGATACTATGATAGATATTAAAAGAAATTAAGGGTGAGGGCAAAATCGTCGATTCTGTTTATTTTGTTTATTAATTATAAAATCAATAATGAATTCAAGATTGATATGTTTTGGTTAGCGCTGGGATTGACGCCTGTCGTCATATGGCGTCTAAGTACCCCGCAATTATCTGAATTCAGCGGCTTGGGTCTGGCGTTTAAGGTGTGGTTGGACGAAACAAAATCAACCAGTAGTATTGTTGTTCAACTTGTTTCATCAAACAAGGAGGCTAATTCATATGAATCGCTTAAAATCCAAATTGGAAAATGCGTTAGGCAAATCAATCGACAAAATATGTCCCAATAAATTCCATACCGTTTCGGCAAATCACTGTGCCCATTTTGTCAGCCATATGACAGGTCTTACGTTTTCATTTAATTGCAAGGAATTTAAAGGGGGAAACAGTGAACCCGGCAATATCAGGGTGCATGAGATTTTTGCCCAATGCCCAAAGGTTGGAAAATTTGAAGACAGGCCGTCCGACCGGCCGATCCTGGTTTTCGTTACCCGAAAAGATGTTGTTGATCTTGGGCGTAAACGTATGGCAAACATCCCCCAAAAACACATCGGTGTATTGTTTGACGGTTCTGTCTATCATTATTCAAATACCAATAATCAGGTCGTCAAATGGCTTCCTGATGAATTTTTTGATACTTTTCAGCGTATATACGAAGGCGATCAGGGACTTTTTTACGGCACAATCCCCAATTCCGATCTACAGCTACGCATTGATTCCAATGCAGAGACGGTGAGAACCGGGCTTGCCTTTTCCCTTGACAGGCGGGAAGGGAACAAATGGTATGCCCGGGCTGTTAACGCAGAAAATGACCAGGAATTTTATGTCGGCCGTGAAGTGAAAAATCAGGCCAGTCAATATTATGGCATTTTCCGGCGGGCAAGCGAGTATGACGGGCCACAATTTGATCCGGATCATTATGTGGCGCAAATTGATCATTGGGCCTATTTACTTGAACTAACGGGATATTGTGAAAGTAAAAATTATTTCAACGTGTTCAACACCTATGACCGGGCCAAATTTACCTACGGATTTTATCAGTTTGCAGCCCACACGCCTGAAGATAATTTGATTCTGTTATTCCGCCGTTTGGTTAACCTTCCCAAAGCACAAGACTATTTTCCCGAAATAAAAATGCTGGACGGACGGTTGACCCGTGTCAATGAAAACGGCGGCACAACCGATCTTGAAACAGTTATGGAAACAGGGCCGAGGGGACAAAAGCAGCTGCAGCTGTTCATGAATTATTTGAATCCCTTCCGAAAAACAATTAACGAGCAGGAAGTCCTTCAGGTTGCACGACTGATTCACTGGACCGCAAATGACCTGGACATCGGCAGACTTCAGGTGGAAACTGCCGCTGAGATTCTTCAGAAGAAAATGAGCCGAAGATACGATCGCTGGTATGACCTGGACGGCCGGTCCGATTTGGTCTGCGCGGTAATCGCCGATATTCACCATCAGGGTAGAGCCGCCAAAAAACGGGTAAAAGCGGCCTTGGCGTCTGCCGATCCTGTGGATGCGTTAGTTCATATCAGTCCTAAATATGCCGGACGAATTGCAGATTTGAAAAAGATCAGCCAACGCCTGATTGATGAAAGAAAGCTGGGACAAAAAGTATATGACAGCGCCGGAAATGAGTTTGTAGATAGTTAAAAGAGAGCCCCCATAGTTATTGAAATTTACACAGGAATACCTGAATTTATTAATTAAAGGATTTCGCTCTACAGCGACAACTTGTCTTTGTTCACACAAAAAGGGATGAAAAATCAACATATTATAGCTGATTTAGAGCTATAAAATGCTCCAATGATAGAGGTGATTTCAGACGTGTCGCTGTAGAGTTAGAAAACATCTAAATTTTATGAAGAAGGTCCTCACCAGCCAGACCGTAAGTCATTCAGCTTTATCAAAGAGCTGATCATACCCTAATCCGAATATCTCGCAAAATGGCGGTATAGTCTCGAATCTGTCTGATTCCCATAAAATAAGGCCTCGTATAGAATGCCGTGGATCGGTGAGATCATTTGAGCAGTACTGCACTTATTCCATCCGGAACCTGGGATTACCACCTTTAACTCTCATCCTGAACAGCCGCAATAACCGCAGGAGTCCAACCTTCCCGTAGAGCACGTTCCAAACCGGAATAGGGATATCCTTTAAAAATTTTCATTGCCAAATCTCTATACTCAGTCTGGGAAGCCAGCAGCGTTTTCCATTTTCCAAAACAGACTTGCCGGGCAGTGAGAATCGCACCTACCAGTTTCGCCCTCTCCATATCATCCTCGACGTAGGGTTGCAGGATTTCTGCGATCATTTCACGTGATCTAAAAAAATTCATAGCTGACTCAAGTTGGGCGTTAGGAAATGAAGAGGCAAATGTAGTTGCACCAAGCAATTGAGTATTTGAAAAAATCGCGTTACCAAAAAAACTGTTCAGTAATTTTGCTCTTGAAAAATTCGTATTAGAAAAATCTGCTCTTTCACAGTCACATACTCGAAACATAGCCCATCCGAAAACGGCATTAAGGAATCGGCTCCCCGAAAACCGGCACTGAGTGAATATTGAACGATCAGCTTTGACATTATCCAAAACAGCACCCTCTAAATTTGTCAGCTCAAAATTTGTACCTCTGAGATCAGCACCATTTAAATTCGCACCACTCAAATCGACTTGGATTAAGTGACTCCTGGACAAGTCTGCACCGTCAAGTTTAGCGTTGCGAAGCGATACATTTTCAATGAGAATGCCTGATATGTCTGTACCGGTCAAATCCTCACCGTATGATCTGTTTTTTTTGAGCCTTTGAAGCCGACTTATCATATCCGAATTTTTCACAATCATCTCCTTGAATATTAGAGCACCGCAGGATCGTGTTTTATGAGGCCCTGTGAGCATCAGTCCCAGGTTATGATGCCGGGACCAGATTCCTGTTCACTTAATTGATCATGCAACTGCCCACCAAACAAGACAATCCAATCGTCCAAGTTTTCATTGTGTCTTTGGGCGACAGCCTCCAGGTCCTCCCTGAATTTTCCTCCCACATTCGAGACGACATAGGTTCCACCGATATCGGTCCTCAATGTGTATGCATATTGCGATAACCAAGCAGCCCAAAAAGCTTTTTCATACTGACTTGCGCTAGGCGGTTCGCCAAGTTCATTTAAAGGCTTTCCGTCAATCGTACATCGGTCTTCCACAACGACTTCTGGATCCCAATCAAACTCGACATTCTCACCTCGATCAAGTGCCAGATCAGCAACTCTTTGGGCTTGAAGGACTAAATTTGATGCCTCTGTTTTTTCAGACATCAACACGCGTTCAACACCAAGGTACCAACCAAAAGGATCGACCGCAGCAGGACCTGTCTCTCCTCTTCCCGTCACACCAGCTGGAGTCGTACCGCCACCGGAACCCGGTTGTGCAGCCCCCGTACCGGAAGAGGTGCCCCCGACTTCCCTGAGCAGTCTACCCGGTAATCTGGCAACATATTTGGTTAAATCTTTGGCTGCATCTGTAATTGCACCCGTTCCGGCGGCGCCGAGTGTCTCGGCCATTAGTTTGCCGCTTGATTTGAACCATGCGCCAAGAGCACTGCCCACGGCTCCTCCCGCAACACCACCGAGGGCTCCGAAAAGAACACCTAATATGATTTCTCTTGCGAGTTTTGCACGAGCGGTCCGGTCATCAAGGATGGATTTATGGGCTTCATATCCGTTTTTGTAATTCTGAGAAGCCTGAAGGAAGTAATCTCTGCCTGCAGAGTAGCGTGCAAGAATCAATGAATTGGCTGTGGAGCATTTGTCTTTGAACCCCCTTGGATCATTAACGATGTTGAGTTCAATATCATGACTAAACGCATTGTCTCTACCGGGAATGTATGCGTCTATGCTTGCAAATGAATTTCCGGCAGTCAACGCAGTAATAGTCACTTCCACTCTATTGGGTTCAACCCAAGTAGGTTCTCCAATATCGATACGGGCAGCACCCGATCCACCGGCAATATCAACAGCAAATGACATGCGTGAAAATTCGATACCCGCTGTTTGCGCATTATCAATATCTCCAAAAACTCCTGTCATCGTAATGGTATCCCCAACAAAAAGATTTGCATAACTTTGAGATCCAAAAGACGTACCTAACCCCACACCTTGCCCCCCACGGTCACCGCGAGACATTGATTCGATCCCCCAATCTACTAACGGGATCATTGTTGCAACACCGACCGGATCGGTATGGGTCGTTGTACTACTATCCTGATTCCCAACCTCTAACTCGGGAGTCATGTTTAAACTTGAAAATAACTTTTTAGCTTTCATTTTGAGGCTGGCGCGGGGTAACCCTTGAGGTGTGGCCCCCATATCTTCCACTTTCTCAGGATCAATAGATTGCCATCGCCAATTGAAGCGTGTATTGCTCGGGGCTTCTCGATGATTGGTTACGTTAACCTGAATATTGGAATCAGGATCATTGAGCAATACCAGTAAAATATCCGGATGTCTCGTAACTGTCGGGTCAAAAACCCTTTGAATCAAGCTGCGTGAAATGAAGCGTGTCGCGTGCGGTGTTATGGCTGAAGCGTCTCCCTTAAGGATTAAATCATCAGCTTTTATATGGGCGTTTGTCTTTCTATCAAGCTTATCGGTAATTCTTCCACGACCAGTTTGTTGAATGACATGTGTTAGTTCATGAGCAATCAAACGCCTCCCTGCATCGGTCCCCGGCAAATAGCCTCCATCCCGGAAAGCGATATGTTTACCGACAGTAAAAGCCCGGGCATTCAGATCCCGACTCGTTATATCGGCCACGTTATCTGTATGCACACGAACGCCTCCGAAATCTGCATGCATTCTCTGTTCAAAAAAGGTCCTGTCGGCTGTCGACATGGGCTGGCCGCCCCTTTTCATATTTGAAACGGTTTCCCCAATATCCGTAGAGGTATGGGATCTTATAGACGAGGACTCTTTTGCCTGAAGGGCCACCGTATGCTCTTCTTCCTCAGACATTATTAAGCGTTGGAGTAAGGGCGGAATACGCTTCGAGACTGGATTTCTGCGAATGGCCGAATCGTCCATTTGTAACACTTTTTCCGCCATTTGATCAGCCTCTAACTCGTATTTATCATCAGGAGCTCCCATCTCAAGGTCGGCCTGAATAAGTTTCTCCTCTTCCTTGAGAGGTTGTCTTTGGACAGTAGAAAGTTTTCGTTGTGGTGGTAAGGGATTCTCTTCTTCATCAATAGGAAGCCGGTGCTCAGGTGGACGGTGCGAAGACATTGCTACCCGTTTTAGAAAAAATGGAAGGGCTGTTTCCTGAACCTGACCTTCTAATGATTCTCTGGGTTTTATTTTCTCATGTGAAACAGAAACGCCGGGTTTTTTCTGATTTTTTTTTTGCGTATCGATTGTGATTTTCATCGTTGGTCTCTTTTATTAAATTAAGACGGTTCTTTCCTCTTGAATTGTCTCAACTCAGGAGCTAATTGTTTGCCAATTTTCCGGTATTCATCTGAAAGGGCGTAAATTACAGTTTCAAAAGAAATCCTTTCCTTCCGGCTTTTGGCCATCACCGCAGCCGTCAACACCACATTCCGGATATGGCCGCCGGAAAGCTCGCACTGCATAGCCAGTTGATTGATGTTGCCTTTGGAAAGGGT encodes the following:
- the potA gene encoding spermidine/putrescine ABC transporter ATP-binding protein PotA, which produces MGSVLSIGGLGKSFSGQPILQDFDLDVKTSEFITLLGPSGCGKTTLLRIIAGFEKPDTGTIRLDGKNLLSLPAEKRKVNTVFQSYALFPHLTVFNNVAFGLKIKKIKGRELQTRVMQALEQVKMKAFAERYPHQLSGGQQQRVAMARAIVNRPRILLLDEPLSALDARLRREMQMELKKLQREIGISFIFVTHDQEEALSMSDRILVMQEGRIAQLGTPRQVYEEPENLYVARFIGDINFFPGIISKTLDADQVDVTIFGRQITAHTQRSFQPGDKVVLLLRPEDLRLYEQPPKDIKTFTGSIVERSYRGSTLDTLVRLDDGLLLTTCEFFDEDDPDFDYSVGQRVYITWVKGWEVVLPDEDS
- a CDS encoding DUF4157 domain-containing protein is translated as MKITIDTQKKNQKKPGVSVSHEKIKPRESLEGQVQETALPFFLKRVAMSSHRPPEHRLPIDEEENPLPPQRKLSTVQRQPLKEEEKLIQADLEMGAPDDKYELEADQMAEKVLQMDDSAIRRNPVSKRIPPLLQRLIMSEEEEHTVALQAKESSSIRSHTSTDIGETVSNMKRGGQPMSTADRTFFEQRMHADFGGVRVHTDNVADITSRDLNARAFTVGKHIAFRDGGYLPGTDAGRRLIAHELTHVIQQTGRGRITDKLDRKTNAHIKADDLILKGDASAITPHATRFISRSLIQRVFDPTVTRHPDILLVLLNDPDSNIQVNVTNHREAPSNTRFNWRWQSIDPEKVEDMGATPQGLPRASLKMKAKKLFSSLNMTPELEVGNQDSSTTTHTDPVGVATMIPLVDWGIESMSRGDRGGQGVGLGTSFGSQSYANLFVGDTITMTGVFGDIDNAQTAGIEFSRMSFAVDIAGGSGAARIDIGEPTWVEPNRVEVTITALTAGNSFASIDAYIPGRDNAFSHDIELNIVNDPRGFKDKCSTANSLILARYSAGRDYFLQASQNYKNGYEAHKSILDDRTARAKLAREIILGVLFGALGGVAGGAVGSALGAWFKSSGKLMAETLGAAGTGAITDAAKDLTKYVARLPGRLLREVGGTSSGTGAAQPGSGGGTTPAGVTGRGETGPAAVDPFGWYLGVERVLMSEKTEASNLVLQAQRVADLALDRGENVEFDWDPEVVVEDRCTIDGKPLNELGEPPSASQYEKAFWAAWLSQYAYTLRTDIGGTYVVSNVGGKFREDLEAVAQRHNENLDDWIVLFGGQLHDQLSEQESGPGIITWD
- a CDS encoding pentapeptide repeat-containing protein, producing the protein MKNSDMISRLQRLKKNRSYGEDLTGTDISGILIENVSLRNAKLDGADLSRSHLIQVDLSGANLNGADLRGTNFELTNLEGAVLDNVKADRSIFTQCRFSGSRFLNAVFGWAMFRVCDCERADFSNTNFSRAKLLNSFFGNAIFSNTQLLGATTFASSFPNAQLESAMNFFRSREMIAEILQPYVEDDMERAKLVGAILTARQVCFGKWKTLLASQTEYRDLAMKIFKGYPYSGLERALREGWTPAVIAAVQDES